The sequence GATAATCAAGACTATCAATCCTTTTTCAGAGATACGCTAAATGATATTTTTGAAAGTATAGCTATTGTGAAAAAAGCCGGTGTCAAGGATTCTCAAATCATATTAGATCCAGGGATTGGATTTGCAAAAGATGCCTATGATATTGAAATGATGAGAAATCTAGATAAGTTTACCGGACTAGGCTATCCTGTTTTATTAGGGCCTTCACGCAAAAGAATGATTGGAAATGTATTAAACCTTCCAGTAGATCAGCGTATGGAAGGGACGGGAGCGACAGTCTGTTATGGTATCCAAAAAGGCTGTCAGATTTTCCGTGTTCATGATGTGAAGGAAATAAGCAGAATGGCAAAAATGATGGATGCTTTAATGGGAAAGGGAGATCAAGTTGGATAAAATCTATGTGAATGGGATGGAGTTCTATGGGTATCATGGAGTTCTTCCTGAAGAAACCGTCCTAGGTCAGCGATTTGTAGTTGATCTAGTCGTAGAAACCGATTTTAAAAAGGCAGGAGTATCTGATGATTTACACGAGTCTATTAGCTATGTCGACCTTTTTCAAATTTGTCAGGAAATCGCTGAAGGAAGACCTTATAAATTGATTGAAGCAGTTGCAGAAAAAATAGCCCAACAGATT is a genomic window of Niallia sp. XMNu-256 containing:
- the folB gene encoding dihydroneopterin aldolase, which produces MDKIYVNGMEFYGYHGVLPEETVLGQRFVVDLVVETDFKKAGVSDDLHESISYVDLFQICQEIAEGRPYKLIEAVAEKIAQQILNQFEKVNQVTVKVIKPNPPIKGHYQSVAVEIVRGRV